In the genome of Bremerella sp. JC817, one region contains:
- a CDS encoding M14 family zinc carboxypeptidase has protein sequence MIRTNRTLALIFSLTLTTFTLAAKPEPTQVPASPAQFLERPLAADFELVDWTTVESYYQQLSKTAPTVQMNEVGQSTEGRRFYSVVISSEANLANLAAIKAASKTIADPRGKSEEQLAKAVAEGKVVLMITPTMHSDEPAATEMGMELAWHLATSQEEPWKSMRAEAVTVILPSLNPDGIDHVTHWYKDNLGTPYEDSSLPELYQKYAGHDNNRDFFALTQVESQLLSELMYDEWNPQILWDVHQQGSARERFFVPPYKDPLNENIDPQIVAALNAIGNRAVLDMTRDGLTGIATGVSYDNWWNGGNRSVPARANIVGILTEAASVNYASPVFLKVSDLRDPLGRSEYRASNRFVAPWPGGWWRQADIVNYELSFARSLLGSIGREPKIWLETKLAAALQASTIDEQSKRQAWLITTDNEDIGAVQRLIDSLQQLGVELHTSESILTADERSYAPGTIIVRCDQPHSRLVNDLFEWKLFPKGETPYDVSGWSLPTLFGLHVVEVVQPLEGELSLLKTGKLPEAFAEAHPQKDWTLRDSRQWTALNRHLVSEEPFQVALKDEKSIAANPPRLEPELANRVERMPRVGVYAPWRASIDEGWLRWTLDYFETPYQRVRNSMVRAGNLRADFDVILIPDIVSSIVEEGRSESSTAAAMAGGLDTDGAVALEEFVRDGGKLIVMESATPWAIDLFRLPLIDVTEEAKGFSCSGSVVRGEVQEHELTHGLNATIPFMFTHSKAWRETTSKESEELDAVDYQVEPLLRYASRRVLLSGAMTKPEVIQGQMAWTRVQCGEGSIHLFGFRPYYRGWTHASFHLLMRAIMFD, from the coding sequence ATGATTCGAACCAACCGCACGCTTGCGTTGATATTCTCTCTTACTTTGACGACATTCACCTTGGCAGCGAAGCCGGAACCCACGCAGGTTCCCGCTTCGCCTGCTCAGTTTCTTGAGCGACCGTTAGCGGCCGATTTTGAACTGGTCGATTGGACCACGGTCGAGTCGTATTACCAGCAGTTGTCCAAGACGGCTCCAACCGTGCAGATGAACGAAGTGGGCCAGTCGACCGAAGGCCGTCGTTTCTATTCGGTGGTGATCTCTTCGGAAGCGAACCTCGCCAATCTCGCGGCAATCAAGGCGGCTTCCAAGACGATCGCCGACCCACGCGGCAAGTCCGAGGAACAACTCGCCAAGGCAGTCGCTGAGGGCAAGGTGGTTTTGATGATTACCCCCACGATGCACTCAGACGAGCCCGCGGCGACCGAAATGGGAATGGAACTTGCCTGGCACCTGGCAACCTCCCAGGAAGAGCCTTGGAAGTCGATGCGTGCCGAAGCGGTGACCGTTATTCTTCCCTCCCTCAATCCTGACGGAATCGATCACGTCACCCATTGGTACAAGGACAATCTCGGTACCCCGTACGAAGATTCTTCGCTGCCCGAGCTCTATCAGAAGTACGCCGGGCACGATAACAATCGCGACTTCTTCGCCCTGACCCAGGTCGAATCGCAGTTGCTTTCCGAATTGATGTACGACGAATGGAATCCGCAAATCTTATGGGACGTTCATCAGCAGGGGTCGGCCCGGGAAAGATTCTTCGTCCCTCCCTACAAAGACCCGCTCAACGAAAACATCGATCCGCAGATTGTCGCCGCTTTGAATGCAATTGGTAACCGGGCGGTCCTCGATATGACGCGCGATGGGCTAACCGGAATCGCAACTGGCGTCTCTTACGATAACTGGTGGAATGGCGGGAATCGGTCGGTCCCGGCGCGTGCCAATATTGTTGGTATTCTGACGGAAGCCGCTTCGGTGAATTATGCTTCGCCCGTCTTTCTCAAAGTCTCGGATCTGCGAGACCCACTCGGTCGGTCGGAGTATCGGGCCTCGAACCGCTTCGTGGCGCCATGGCCGGGAGGCTGGTGGCGGCAGGCCGACATCGTGAACTACGAGTTGTCGTTTGCCCGTTCGCTCCTGGGAAGCATCGGGCGTGAACCGAAGATCTGGTTGGAAACGAAGTTGGCGGCCGCGCTTCAAGCATCGACGATCGACGAACAGTCGAAACGTCAGGCCTGGTTGATCACGACCGACAACGAAGACATCGGCGCCGTCCAGCGACTGATCGATTCGCTTCAGCAGTTGGGCGTTGAACTTCACACGAGCGAATCGATCCTGACCGCTGACGAAAGAAGCTATGCACCCGGCACCATCATCGTTCGCTGCGACCAGCCCCACTCGCGGCTGGTGAACGACTTGTTCGAGTGGAAGCTGTTCCCCAAGGGCGAGACTCCTTACGACGTATCCGGCTGGTCGCTGCCGACACTCTTCGGCTTGCATGTCGTCGAGGTCGTTCAGCCGCTGGAAGGGGAACTGTCACTGCTGAAGACGGGCAAACTGCCAGAGGCATTCGCGGAAGCTCATCCGCAGAAAGATTGGACGCTGCGAGATAGCCGACAATGGACCGCCTTGAATCGTCATCTGGTGAGCGAAGAACCGTTTCAAGTCGCGCTCAAGGACGAAAAGAGCATCGCCGCGAACCCTCCGCGTCTTGAACCAGAACTTGCCAATCGTGTCGAACGAATGCCGCGTGTGGGTGTATATGCTCCCTGGCGGGCCAGCATCGACGAAGGTTGGCTCCGCTGGACGCTTGATTACTTCGAGACCCCTTATCAACGAGTGCGTAACTCGATGGTTCGGGCAGGCAACTTGCGGGCAGACTTCGATGTCATCTTGATTCCAGATATCGTCTCGTCAATTGTCGAAGAAGGACGAAGCGAAAGCAGCACGGCAGCGGCGATGGCTGGTGGTCTCGATACCGACGGCGCCGTCGCGTTGGAAGAATTCGTGCGGGATGGTGGCAAGTTGATCGTGATGGAAAGCGCGACCCCCTGGGCGATCGATCTATTTCGCTTGCCGCTGATCGACGTCACGGAAGAAGCGAAGGGGTTTTCCTGCAGTGGCAGTGTCGTGCGAGGGGAAGTCCAAGAGCATGAACTGACGCATGGATTGAACGCGACGATCCCATTCATGTTTACGCATTCCAAAGCGTGGAGGGAAACGACTAGCAAGGAAAGCGAAGAGCTCGACGCGGTCGACTATCAGGTCGAACCACTTTTACGTTATGCCTCACGACGTGTACTACTTTCCGGAGCAATGACCAAGCCAGAAGTAATTCAGGGGCAGATGGCATGGACCCGCGTGCAATGCGGTGAAGGTTCGATCCACCTGTTCGGCTTCCGGCCGTACTACCGCGGCTGGACGCACGCATCGTTTCATTTGCTGATGCGTGCGATCATGTTCGACTAG
- a CDS encoding cytochrome b N-terminal domain-containing protein — MIGKIWSWIDDRTGFSDVVMPIMKHVVPDDARWWYVFGSATLCAFIVQVLTGIALAMVYVPGGDAAYESLKYITEDATLGFIVRGMHYYGATAMVMMAVIHMTQVFLHASYKYPREMNWMSGVVLLFVVLGMAFTGQLLRWDANGVWSVMVAAEMAGRVPFIGEYIAHFILGGETVGGSTLSRFFAIHVFILPGLIFAGIGLHMWLILRHGISEMPKKNQPVEPETYKENYEKRLHKTGVPFWPDAMWRDVIFSTIVVGVILACSIFIGPPALGPSPDPANIHANPMPDWYFWWYFAVLSMLPPALETYIILGSPVLGFVILFVLPLLSNKGQRAPSQRPWAVGTVIFGATAFIVLTIYGYLKPWSPDFDVKPLPPEIVKSNDPKIQEGALLVHQKGCLYCHDIDGYGGHRGPVLSDIGSRLDRGELVIRISNGGYNMPSFAASLTAVEMDKMVDFLLTRTDHPQEEEKADN, encoded by the coding sequence ATGATCGGCAAGATTTGGAGCTGGATCGACGATCGGACAGGATTTTCCGATGTCGTGATGCCCATTATGAAACACGTCGTGCCGGACGATGCGCGGTGGTGGTACGTCTTCGGTAGCGCGACCTTGTGCGCCTTCATTGTTCAGGTCCTCACCGGGATCGCCTTGGCTATGGTCTATGTGCCCGGGGGAGATGCCGCCTACGAAAGCCTGAAATACATCACGGAAGATGCCACGCTCGGATTCATCGTTCGTGGGATGCATTATTACGGTGCCACCGCGATGGTGATGATGGCGGTCATTCACATGACCCAGGTCTTTCTGCATGCGTCGTATAAATATCCGCGCGAAATGAACTGGATGAGCGGCGTGGTGCTGCTGTTCGTGGTGCTGGGCATGGCGTTTACCGGGCAGCTTCTCCGCTGGGATGCTAATGGCGTTTGGTCGGTGATGGTCGCCGCAGAAATGGCAGGCCGCGTTCCGTTCATTGGCGAATACATTGCTCACTTCATCCTGGGTGGCGAGACCGTCGGTGGTTCGACGTTAAGTCGCTTCTTCGCGATTCACGTCTTCATCTTGCCAGGGTTGATCTTCGCAGGCATCGGCTTGCACATGTGGCTGATCTTGCGGCATGGTATTTCCGAAATGCCGAAGAAGAATCAGCCGGTCGAACCGGAAACCTACAAAGAGAACTACGAGAAGCGACTCCACAAGACGGGCGTTCCGTTCTGGCCTGATGCGATGTGGCGAGACGTGATTTTCTCGACCATCGTGGTTGGGGTGATCCTGGCGTGCTCGATCTTCATCGGTCCGCCAGCACTGGGACCAAGTCCTGACCCGGCGAATATTCATGCCAACCCGATGCCGGATTGGTATTTCTGGTGGTACTTCGCCGTACTGTCGATGCTTCCGCCTGCCCTGGAAACATATATCATTCTCGGCTCGCCAGTCCTGGGTTTCGTGATCTTGTTCGTGCTGCCATTGCTCTCTAACAAGGGACAACGAGCACCCTCGCAGCGGCCTTGGGCCGTCGGGACGGTCATCTTTGGTGCCACCGCTTTCATCGTGCTGACGATTTATGGCTATTTGAAGCCTTGGTCGCCTGACTTCGATGTGAAGCCACTTCCGCCCGAAATCGTGAAATCGAACGATCCGAAGATCCAGGAAGGGGCGTTGTTGGTTCACCAGAAGGGGTGTCTCTATTGCCACGATATCGATGGCTACGGTGGGCATCGCGGACCGGTCTTGTCCGACATCGGATCGCGACTCGATCGGGGTGAACTTGTGATTCGAATCTCGAACGGTGGTTACAACATGCCATCGTTTGCCGCATCGCTGACAGCGGTCGAGATGGACAAGATGGTCGACTTTCTTCTGACCCGGACCGACCATCCCCAAGAAGAAGAAAAGGCCGACAACTAG
- a CDS encoding ubiquinol-cytochrome c reductase iron-sulfur subunit, whose product MSEQSEQPQTAGEDDRRGFFAKVSIILSAVIGAGITLPGLGFVLAPVFARPKQSWRRIGKVDDYEIGKTVTVEFRDDVSVKWAGVTAMTGAWLRRVSEKDFIAFSINCRHLGCPVNWVADAKLFMCPCHGGVYYEDGDVAAGPPPEPLARYEVRIKDGFVEIETSSVPLTTNDQV is encoded by the coding sequence GTGAGTGAGCAATCGGAACAACCTCAAACAGCCGGTGAAGACGATCGCCGCGGCTTCTTTGCGAAGGTCAGTATTATTCTGTCCGCCGTCATCGGGGCTGGGATCACGTTGCCTGGGCTCGGATTCGTGCTCGCGCCGGTCTTTGCCCGACCGAAGCAGTCGTGGCGCCGCATTGGCAAAGTCGACGACTACGAAATCGGCAAGACGGTCACGGTCGAGTTCCGCGATGATGTCTCGGTCAAATGGGCTGGCGTCACGGCGATGACCGGTGCCTGGCTGCGGCGTGTTTCTGAGAAAGACTTCATCGCCTTTTCGATCAACTGCCGTCACCTCGGCTGCCCGGTCAATTGGGTCGCCGACGCGAAGCTGTTCATGTGCCCCTGTCATGGCGGTGTCTATTACGAAGATGGGGACGTCGCCGCTGGTCCGCCGCCGGAACCATTGGCCCGCTACGAAGTCCGCATCAAAGATGGCTTCGTCGAGATCGAAACCTCTTCCGTGCCTCTCACCACCAACGACCAGGTATAG
- a CDS encoding cytochrome c oxidase assembly protein: MMAFLTDPALWHWTSRIWFVVLPLLVIGLWLRPKPFAARQLWFVAACFVLLMAFVSPIGVLARGYLFSAHMIQHLLLLLIIPLCLMLSLPQGAFTSIAESPRMMSLRKWFAHPMLGWVLGLGAMWFWHVPSLCSAATQSDLLGVIRSATFLLAGLAFWWPIYAPLEKYRLDPLTSVVYLFSACLGCTLLGIYITFTTVSVCPAFANPVDRIGILTAIYQAGLTPSVDQQLGGLLMWVPPCSLYVCAIVSVLCRWYSAENTMLETSGPNDKNIPEASA; this comes from the coding sequence ATGATGGCGTTTCTGACCGATCCAGCCCTTTGGCATTGGACTTCGCGAATCTGGTTTGTCGTTCTGCCGCTGCTGGTCATCGGCTTGTGGCTGCGTCCCAAGCCATTCGCTGCGCGGCAACTGTGGTTCGTCGCGGCATGCTTCGTGTTGTTGATGGCTTTTGTGTCACCGATTGGCGTTCTGGCTCGGGGCTATTTGTTTAGTGCCCACATGATTCAGCACTTGTTGTTGCTACTGATCATCCCGCTTTGCTTGATGTTAAGCCTTCCTCAGGGGGCGTTCACCAGCATCGCGGAAAGCCCTCGAATGATGTCGCTGCGGAAGTGGTTCGCCCATCCGATGCTGGGCTGGGTTTTGGGCCTCGGGGCGATGTGGTTTTGGCATGTCCCTTCGCTCTGCAGTGCGGCGACGCAAAGTGATCTGCTGGGCGTGATTCGCAGCGCGACCTTCCTGCTGGCAGGTTTGGCCTTCTGGTGGCCGATTTACGCCCCGCTGGAAAAGTATCGCCTCGATCCATTGACCTCGGTCGTCTATCTGTTTTCGGCCTGTTTGGGCTGCACGCTGCTAGGGATCTACATCACGTTTACTACGGTTTCGGTTTGCCCGGCGTTTGCCAATCCGGTCGATCGCATTGGAATCTTGACCGCCATTTATCAGGCAGGCCTGACGCCAAGCGTTGACCAGCAACTGGGCGGATTACTGATGTGGGTTCCACCTTGTTCGCTGTATGTATGTGCCATCGTCAGCGTGCTTTGCCGCTGGTATTCGGCGGAAAACACGATGCTGGAAACGAGCGGACCTAACGACAAGAACATTCCGGAGGCCTCGGCATGA